The following are from one region of the Cystobacter fuscus DSM 2262 genome:
- a CDS encoding MBL fold metallo-hydrolase — translation MKIRSRLARTGLVAGGLLAVVLAAIAADAWTALGARASGARRTRMERSPQWQDGHFENPQPLWNDWWGSLSAMFKASPDVGPAEPLPSLPGDRHRFETPPATGLRVTWLGHSTTLIEIDGHRVLTDPIWSERASPLSWVGPKRWYAPPVALSELPPIDAVVISHDHYDHLDQPTVSAMKDWDTTFVVPLGVGAHLAAWGVPEARIVELDWWEHTRVRGLDITATPARHASGRTGIDKDATLWAGFALHGPEHRAYYSGDTGLFPAMKDIGARLGPFDVTMIEVGQYHSAWPDWHIGPEQAVLAHRMLQGRVLLPVHWGLFTLAAHGWTEPIERVLAAAAQGNDTVVVPRPGQSIEPGAPSPLERWWPSLPWDTAARHPIVSTKLD, via the coding sequence ATGAAGATCCGCAGCAGACTGGCGCGCACGGGACTCGTGGCGGGAGGGCTGCTGGCCGTCGTCCTCGCCGCCATCGCCGCCGATGCATGGACCGCCCTGGGCGCTCGTGCCAGCGGTGCGCGACGCACGCGGATGGAGCGCTCGCCGCAATGGCAGGATGGGCACTTCGAGAACCCGCAGCCGCTCTGGAATGACTGGTGGGGCTCGCTGTCGGCCATGTTCAAGGCGAGTCCCGACGTGGGCCCCGCCGAGCCGCTGCCCTCCCTGCCCGGCGACCGCCACCGGTTCGAGACACCGCCGGCCACGGGGCTGCGCGTCACGTGGCTCGGGCACTCCACGACGCTGATTGAAATCGACGGCCACCGCGTCCTCACCGATCCCATCTGGAGCGAGCGCGCCTCGCCACTGAGCTGGGTGGGCCCCAAACGGTGGTATGCCCCGCCCGTCGCGCTCTCGGAGCTGCCGCCCATCGACGCGGTCGTCATCTCGCACGACCACTATGATCACCTGGACCAGCCCACCGTCTCGGCCATGAAGGACTGGGACACCACCTTCGTGGTGCCGCTCGGCGTGGGGGCGCACCTGGCCGCGTGGGGCGTGCCCGAGGCGCGCATCGTCGAGCTCGACTGGTGGGAGCACACGCGGGTCCGCGGGCTCGACATCACCGCCACCCCGGCGCGCCACGCCTCGGGGCGGACCGGCATCGACAAGGACGCGACGCTGTGGGCTGGCTTCGCGCTCCACGGCCCCGAGCACCGCGCGTACTACTCGGGGGACACCGGGCTGTTCCCGGCCATGAAGGACATTGGCGCGCGCCTGGGGCCCTTCGACGTGACGATGATCGAGGTGGGCCAGTACCACAGCGCCTGGCCCGACTGGCACATCGGACCCGAGCAGGCGGTGCTCGCCCACCGGATGCTCCAGGGCCGGGTCCTCCTGCCGGTGCACTGGGGGCTGTTCACGCTCGCCGCCCACGGCTGGACCGAGCCCATCGAGCGCGTGCTCGCGGCGGCCGCGCAGGGCAACGACACGGTCGTCGTGCCCAGGCCCGGCCAGAGCATCGAGCCGGGCGCTCCATCGCCGCTCGAGCGCTGGTGGCCGAGCCTGCCCTGGGACACCGCGGCGCGGCACCCCATCGTCTCCACGAAGCTCGACTGA
- a CDS encoding TetR/AcrR family transcriptional regulator: MSDEMSQDRDAQRRAAILQAALECFLQFGYAKTSLDDIARRANISRPLIYRKFKNKDDIYTAVLEDLFERRYPRAEQVLASPGSQRDKLLRVYEILLIEPWDELMGAPMAADLYEVCSRLFPQVEAKHVRLQLKLTQAILENKELSEVFMLAVEGLQSDLPTTRVLRRRLQLLVERFVP; the protein is encoded by the coding sequence ATGTCGGATGAGATGAGCCAGGATCGCGACGCGCAACGTCGGGCGGCAATCCTCCAGGCCGCGCTGGAGTGCTTCCTCCAGTTCGGCTACGCGAAGACGTCCCTCGATGACATCGCCAGGCGGGCGAACATCTCGCGGCCGCTCATCTACCGGAAGTTCAAGAACAAGGACGACATCTACACCGCGGTCCTCGAGGATCTCTTCGAGAGGCGCTACCCCCGGGCCGAGCAGGTGCTGGCCTCGCCCGGCTCCCAGCGGGACAAGCTCCTGCGTGTCTACGAGATCCTCCTGATCGAACCGTGGGACGAGCTGATGGGCGCGCCGATGGCGGCCGACTTGTACGAGGTCTGCTCGCGGCTCTTCCCCCAGGTGGAGGCGAAACACGTCCGGCTGCAGCTCAAGCTCACTCAGGCCATCCTGGAGAACAAGGAGCTGTCCGAGGTCTTCATGCTCGCGGTGGAAGGGCTCCAGTCCGACCTGCCGACGACGCGTGTGCTGCGCCGCCGCCTGCAACTGCTCGTCGAGCGTTTCGTCCCTTGA
- a CDS encoding LysR family transcriptional regulator: MHRSGLIELETVLAVARHGSFRAAARQLGMSTSAVSSAVAGLEARLKARLFNRTTRSVALTEAGQRYVQRIAPAVAEIRGASEEINSQSEAPAGTLRINAPRDAVLMIFEPLLLEYLHRHPRMNLDIVSEARLIDIVAEGFDAGIRLAEAVPQDMVSVPLSDDLRMVVVGSPAYFAEHGKPRTPDDLTGHAAIRMRLSHGGLYRWELERRGEALEIDLPPRLILNEPRAAIQAVRAGVGLAFLSEWHIADDLASGRLVTVLEDWCPPFPGIRLYYPRHRYVPAGLKALVELIREKNTGRRAAR; the protein is encoded by the coding sequence ATGCACCGCTCAGGACTGATCGAATTGGAGACCGTGCTCGCCGTGGCTCGTCATGGCAGCTTCCGCGCCGCCGCCAGGCAACTGGGCATGTCCACCTCGGCGGTGAGCAGTGCGGTGGCCGGGCTGGAGGCTCGGCTGAAGGCGCGCCTGTTCAACCGCACCACCCGCAGCGTGGCGTTGACCGAGGCCGGCCAACGCTACGTGCAGCGCATCGCCCCGGCGGTGGCGGAGATTCGCGGCGCCAGCGAGGAAATCAACAGCCAGTCCGAGGCTCCGGCCGGCACGCTGCGAATCAACGCGCCGAGGGACGCGGTGCTGATGATCTTCGAGCCCTTGCTGCTCGAGTACCTGCACCGCCATCCTCGGATGAATCTGGACATCGTCAGCGAGGCACGGCTGATCGACATCGTCGCCGAAGGGTTCGACGCTGGCATCCGCCTGGCCGAAGCGGTCCCACAGGACATGGTCTCCGTGCCGCTCAGTGATGACCTGCGCATGGTCGTCGTCGGCTCACCCGCTTATTTCGCGGAACACGGCAAGCCACGGACACCGGATGACCTGACCGGCCACGCCGCCATCCGCATGCGGCTGTCGCACGGAGGTCTGTATCGCTGGGAGTTGGAGCGCCGCGGCGAGGCCCTGGAGATCGACCTGCCGCCTCGATTGATCCTCAACGAGCCGCGTGCCGCGATCCAGGCCGTCCGAGCGGGGGTTGGCCTGGCGTTCCTGTCCGAGTGGCACATCGCCGATGACCTGGCCAGTGGCCGCCTCGTGACCGTGCTGGAAGACTGGTGCCCCCCCTTTCCGGGCATTCGCCTGTATTACCCCAGGCACCGGTACGTCCCGGCGGGATTGAAGGCGCTGGTGGAGTTGATCCGCGAAAAGAACACCGGCCGCCGCGCCGCGCGCTGA
- a CDS encoding aldehyde dehydrogenase family protein, translated as MERIEQIYIDGAFVTPHGDEWFNLFNPATEEVIGQVRLADAEDARRAIAAAKRALPAFSRTTRAERLAMLERMRAAVAAREDELLEAVIKEYGAPSSRSRWMARHAHQVIGEVAEVLARYDFERQAGTARVVMQPLGVAGLITPWNNDAGFICGKLATALAAGCTAVLKPSEMSAIQTRIITQALHEAGLPPGVFNIVTGRGDVVGAEISASPDVAKISFTGSTVVGKTILRTGAETLKRVTLELGGKSPMVVLDDADFTTAVPLAVQAGFMNSGQACIAGTRILVPASRQAEFESLLAREVRATKSGDPRDADTAIGPMVSAKQWERVQRYIRLGINEGARLLVGGEGRPEGMKRGWCVKPTVFTDVRNDMTIAREEIFGPVLSLITYRDEDEAVAIANDTLYGLHGYVVSGDPHRGARVAARLEAGRVLVNTLAHEPKAPFGGFKQSGLGRENGPYGLEAYLEPKAVVVAA; from the coding sequence ATGGAACGCATCGAGCAGATCTACATCGACGGCGCCTTCGTCACCCCGCATGGCGACGAATGGTTCAACCTGTTCAACCCCGCCACCGAAGAGGTGATCGGCCAGGTGCGACTGGCCGATGCCGAGGACGCGCGTCGCGCCATCGCCGCGGCGAAACGTGCCTTGCCGGCGTTCTCACGCACCACCCGGGCCGAGCGCCTCGCGATGCTCGAGCGCATGCGGGCGGCGGTGGCCGCGCGCGAGGATGAACTGCTCGAGGCCGTCATCAAGGAGTACGGCGCGCCGTCGTCGCGCTCTCGCTGGATGGCGAGACATGCCCACCAGGTGATCGGCGAAGTGGCCGAGGTGCTGGCGCGGTACGACTTCGAGCGCCAGGCGGGCACCGCTCGGGTGGTGATGCAGCCGCTGGGCGTGGCCGGCCTGATCACTCCCTGGAACAACGACGCCGGCTTCATCTGCGGCAAGCTGGCCACCGCGCTGGCCGCCGGCTGCACCGCGGTGCTCAAGCCCAGTGAGATGAGCGCGATCCAGACGCGCATCATCACCCAGGCGCTGCACGAGGCCGGCCTGCCGCCCGGTGTGTTCAACATCGTCACCGGGCGCGGTGACGTCGTGGGCGCGGAGATCAGCGCCTCGCCGGACGTGGCCAAGATCTCGTTCACCGGTTCGACCGTGGTGGGCAAGACCATCCTTCGCACCGGAGCGGAAACCCTGAAGCGGGTGACGTTGGAGCTGGGCGGCAAGTCGCCCATGGTGGTGTTGGACGATGCCGACTTCACCACCGCGGTGCCACTGGCGGTGCAGGCTGGGTTCATGAACAGCGGTCAGGCCTGCATCGCCGGCACCCGCATCCTGGTCCCGGCCTCCCGGCAAGCCGAGTTCGAGTCGTTGCTCGCCCGTGAAGTGCGCGCGACGAAGTCCGGCGACCCGCGCGACGCCGACACCGCCATCGGCCCCATGGTGAGCGCGAAACAGTGGGAGCGCGTGCAGCGCTACATCCGCCTCGGCATCAACGAAGGCGCACGCCTGCTCGTGGGCGGCGAGGGCCGGCCCGAGGGCATGAAGCGCGGCTGGTGCGTGAAGCCCACCGTGTTCACCGACGTGCGCAACGACATGACCATCGCGCGCGAGGAGATCTTCGGGCCGGTGCTGTCGCTCATCACCTACCGCGACGAGGACGAGGCGGTCGCCATCGCCAACGACACGCTCTACGGCCTGCACGGCTACGTGGTCTCTGGCGATCCCCATCGCGGCGCGCGTGTGGCCGCGAGGCTCGAGGCCGGCCGCGTCCTGGTCAATACCCTCGCCCACGAGCCCAAGGCCCCGTTCGGCGGCTTCAAGCAGTCCGGCCTCGGCCGGGAGAACGGCCCCTATGGACTGGAGGCCTACCTGGAACCGAAGGCCGTGGTGGTGGCGGCGTAG
- a CDS encoding RrF2 family transcriptional regulator, with amino-acid sequence MAHLTTSVEYGIHCLLWLVNAGDTPLSSRDLAELQGVSPTFLAKIFPKLEKAGIVVASEGVRGGYKLAKAPEDISFLEVIDAIEGDKPLFDCQQVRGRCAVFEGNPPSWAMAGVCAIHAVMLRAEKAMRDTLAKESLADVAKTFGRKAPPEFSNDVQKWIEDRLTHRASTRKSRTHEEPS; translated from the coding sequence ATGGCGCACCTCACCACGAGCGTTGAGTACGGCATCCACTGCCTCCTCTGGCTGGTCAACGCGGGCGACACTCCGCTGAGCAGCCGAGACCTGGCCGAGCTTCAGGGCGTATCGCCCACCTTCCTCGCCAAGATATTCCCCAAGCTCGAAAAGGCGGGGATCGTCGTCGCGAGCGAGGGGGTGCGTGGTGGGTACAAGCTCGCCAAGGCCCCGGAGGACATCAGCTTCCTGGAAGTCATCGATGCGATCGAAGGCGACAAGCCGCTCTTCGACTGTCAGCAGGTCCGCGGTCGTTGCGCCGTGTTCGAGGGCAACCCTCCCTCCTGGGCGATGGCGGGCGTCTGCGCGATCCATGCCGTGATGCTGCGCGCGGAGAAGGCGATGCGCGACACCTTGGCGAAGGAATCGCTCGCCGACGTCGCGAAGACTTTCGGCCGCAAAGCGCCGCCTGAGTTTTCAAACGACGTCCAGAAATGGATTGAGGACCGGCTCACCCACCGTGCATCCACGCGGAAATCGCGCACGCACGAAGAGCCCTCCTGA
- a CDS encoding NAD(P)/FAD-dependent oxidoreductase: MNQKIVIAGSGFAGMWAAISAARAVSLAGKQNQVDIMVVSPTPHLHIRPRLYEAVIENMSPDLAPLFEAVGVRHLAGTVEAIHADRHEVEVLGTDGERVTLPYDRFVLAAGSRLFMPNVPGLKEHAFNVDQLSSANALDKHLKALAHEPETAARNTVVVAGGGFTGIETVAEMPQRLRAILGQDAKIRVVVLEQAPAIGPDLGPVPRPVIEEALAECGVEVITSTGAVAIDANGVTTSTGERIETRTVVWTAGARANPLAAQIPGEHDRFGRIHANQYLRAKGAEDIFVTGDVAMVATDDEGHLAAMSCQHAVILGRVAGHNAAAELVGLPTHPYSQPKYVTCLDLGPWGALYTEGWDRQVKLTREAGKALKREINTQWIYPPKAERNAAFAVAHPDFVIAA; encoded by the coding sequence ATGAACCAGAAGATCGTCATCGCAGGCTCGGGTTTCGCTGGCATGTGGGCGGCCATTTCCGCCGCGCGCGCCGTGTCGCTGGCGGGCAAACAGAACCAGGTGGACATCATGGTCGTGTCGCCAACCCCCCACCTCCACATCCGCCCGCGCCTCTATGAAGCGGTGATCGAGAACATGTCGCCGGACCTCGCGCCGCTGTTCGAGGCGGTCGGCGTTCGCCACCTCGCCGGCACGGTCGAGGCGATCCATGCCGACCGGCATGAAGTCGAAGTGCTCGGTACCGATGGCGAACGCGTGACGCTGCCCTATGACCGCTTCGTGTTGGCGGCCGGCAGCCGCCTGTTCATGCCGAACGTGCCCGGGCTCAAGGAGCACGCCTTCAACGTCGACCAGCTGTCGAGCGCGAACGCTCTCGACAAGCACCTGAAGGCGCTCGCCCACGAGCCGGAGACGGCCGCCCGGAACACGGTGGTGGTCGCGGGCGGTGGCTTCACCGGCATCGAGACGGTGGCCGAGATGCCCCAGCGGCTGCGCGCCATCCTCGGCCAGGACGCGAAAATCCGTGTCGTGGTGCTGGAACAGGCGCCCGCCATCGGCCCCGATCTCGGGCCGGTTCCACGCCCGGTGATCGAGGAGGCCCTGGCCGAGTGCGGCGTGGAGGTCATCACCTCCACCGGAGCCGTGGCGATCGACGCGAACGGTGTCACCACGTCCACCGGCGAGCGGATCGAGACCCGGACGGTGGTCTGGACCGCCGGCGCGAGAGCCAACCCGCTCGCCGCGCAGATCCCAGGCGAACATGACCGCTTCGGCCGGATCCATGCCAACCAGTATCTGCGCGCCAAGGGCGCCGAGGACATCTTCGTCACCGGGGATGTGGCGATGGTCGCGACCGACGATGAAGGCCACCTCGCGGCGATGTCCTGCCAGCACGCGGTGATCCTCGGCCGCGTCGCCGGCCACAACGCCGCCGCCGAGCTGGTCGGTCTGCCGACCCACCCGTACAGCCAGCCGAAGTACGTCACCTGCCTCGACCTCGGACCCTGGGGTGCGCTCTACACCGAGGGATGGGACCGCCAGGTGAAGCTGACGCGTGAAGCGGGCAAGGCGCTCAAGCGTGAGATCAACACCCAGTGGATCTACCCGCCCAAAGCGGAGCGGAATGCCGCCTTCGCGGTCGCCCATCCGGACTTCGTGATCGCCGCCTGA